The genome window aatggcgaatgttgggggccctatatctactaggaggtgtctccttatgggagcaatgcagtcggttctactctatggcgcggaggtatgggttgatacccttgacaaggaggtgcatcgtaagcgccttgctcaagtgcagatgcGGGGaggtttgcgagtggcgtctgcttatcgcaccgtctctgaaccggccgtgatggtgatcgcgggagtgatccccgttgccctccttgccaatgggcacaaagctatctaccaccataagggcgagaacttaagacaggtggttgctcgtgaagaacgtcaacgcacccttaccgaatggcaactctcttggcaaagtgagtcaaggggcagatggactgcgcggctcatcgacgatttagacccatggttgaaccgaatgcacggtgagattgaacacttccttacccaacttctaagcgggcatggaggtttgcaGTCTTACCTGCCCagaattgggaaggcgcgatctgctgattgtgtgttctgcaatggagtcgcGGataacgctgaacacacctttttctcttacgAGAGGTGCGACGGCTTTCGTCTACAACTCTATGCAGACACAGAGAAGCTCTCTTCAGACAGTCAGAAAGATGCTGACAAGCGCTAgcagaactcgaccggtggagggatcggatggtaaggggttccctgaaccaaTAACTCCCTTACTCCCCTccagttggtgaaagggattccctgacttaaaggctcccaaagctgagagagcgggagagctagtccgaagtaatatgtcaaacggttccaggataGTTCTCTGatcacagggaggtgtttagttggtagtctgtccaatactctgtgcgtaaacgtattcacctaccctactcccaaaaaaaggcTGTTAAACCCTCCTCAATGCAAGAACGCTAACGTATGTAATTTTCTATTTCTTCCGGGGCCCAGCCGGGGAATTAGAAGCTAACATACTACATTGCAGTTAGCCTAAGTTCTTAGATTGGCTGTGTATGTAAGAGAATCCAAGCGTCGTCCCAGTGAGATGAAGTTACAACGACGAGTGGGATTTCATTTTCACCACGTACAAGGGCAAAAATAGTGAGCTACAAACATCTACCCCTTTCGATGTGACCAACCATGCCAACCATATTCGCAAGCTCGTATACAGTCAGTCACAGGGGTATTCAGTCAAGGCATTGCAGAAGAAAAGAAGGCATCAAGCAAAATATCGCAAATGAAGACTCCCAGAAGACattcatccatacaaaaaattgaaaacggaAAGTCATCCCTGCGCCGGTACTCAAAACACAAAAAATGGGAATTGGCGCGCCTCAATAATATTCGATCAAATGAGAACGATGCACAAAGACCAAATTAAGAAAGTCCTCAACATGAGTGATGGAGGTAATAAAGTAAAGTTGCAGCCTCAGCTTCGTAGGAATAATGCATCAACCAAAGTTTGCAATTGTTTACCGGTACCATGAAAGTGCGAGCGTCCTGAAAGGAGAAATGTCTCGCAAAATGAAAAATACCTCCGCCGAGACCGAAAGAACAGTCTATCTGATGCTGAGATGAGCTGACTATTGAATTTATCAAGAAACATGTAAATGTCATTTATCGCCGGTACCAACAGGAACAACGGATCCACATCATTCTACAAAAAATGAATCTTCAAATTTTGGACGCTGACAATCTACGATTTATTAAGCAACCAGCAGCAATCCAAAACTACGTTCCCCACGTTAATCCttggtcgacgagtgggtcgccctaaggacacttagcgcagaacagtagagaaggagtgcaaccGCTTCGGGAACTCGTGGGAGAAGTTGAAGGGCAGTGATTtcgggtaaccgcgaacgatggcgcgtgggCCTAGTTGACACGCTTTACCATACCAAACgttgaatgacaaccatattacAGGAAAAAACTGAGAAAGTGATTTCAGCTGAAACAATGGGCAGAGCGCTCAAAACGGTGGGCACTATTTAAAGTTCGCACCACGTAAGCCCTCCATTTCGAGCGaaaaaaaatctgggaaaccGGGAAAGGGTTTTGTTttcccctatgtgaggagcgatgagtgccttGAAAAATCCATgtgtatatagttaaaaattcaattggactCTAATATTTAAAGAACCATTTACgcaaatttgatctggaaagcactgtattgataatagccaacttcatacgcttcacactacgAATTCAACATTGTTGGCAAATGTGAATAAGTTTACCTAaagcagatataaacaagtcgggaaaccggaagatggaaaaacatttgagtggacatttgtccaatTAGTACcgagcacgtaatatatatttcagagcggcaatatgggttttggCGTTCTacagtcgatgcagtagcaaaggtcgtagaATTGGCTCCAAATGCAATGgctgtgctctggtgatgcTGGATaccaaaaatgctttcaactcagccaactggggctggattaaagatGCTTTGGCCAAACTTGAtgttcctagttacttggctcggctaatcgagagttacctttcggaaagACTGTTCTGGTACGAGACAGACGACCGGCCgaaagagtacattgtgacggcaggtgtgcctcaaggttatgtattgggaccactgctgtgaaacataatgtacgacggagtgcttggcctacgcgtgccggaggaggcaacgctgattggttttgcggacgacctggcggtagttgtaaTTGCAAACCATCTCAAGGATGTGGACctgtatgcaaatgaagccattgatgccatcaagtcatggtaacgaatggccaagctaaaCCTGCGGacaaaaagacggaggcggtcctcattgtcAACcccaggaagaacaacacggttaatatccgggttggtaatcgtgaggtcgtctcaaaatcaattgtcaaatacctgggggtgatgatcgatgccaaaccgaatttcaagggacacttggattatgcgcgagagaaagcagcaaatgccagctcatcccttgcaaggatgatgcctaacgtgggagggccgaagtgtagtcgcaggctactcgtcgcgggagtggtgaggtcgatcctgctatacgtggcccctgtctgggcgggagcgttgaaccacgctgtcaactggaggaagataagttcggcataccgaccaattgcgctaaggttgTGCAGTGCATTtgggacggcgtcgacggaggcagtgtgtgtcatcacaggaatgatccctatagatcttatTGCGGGccaggcacactggctctacgaaaaacggaagccaAATCCAggcgaggtgaatgcggatttccgaaaagccatcaggagagaattgtgtggcaagtggcaacaacgataggATAACTCcaacaagggcaggtggacccatacattgatcccgtgtatcgagaattgcgtcaaccgaaagcatggagaattgaattatcacctgacacagttctttacgggacacggtggctataggaagtatttgcatcgcttcgagttggacgagactcctaactgtcctgaatgcggtgctacacccgaggacccggagtacgttatgttccattgtgccagatttctgcagcagaaaaggagtctTGGGGGCGGACACCGAGCACTCCAACCTGGTGAAACAGatactgaagtcggaggaaacctggatggcggtaaatgaggcagcagCCGTGGCGCAGACAAAACTCGTGGAATTAGATAGAACTTGGATGGTGATAAATGAGGCAACAGCCGTGGCGCAGACAAAACTCGTGCTGGTGTAGCGAACCAAaacctcccccgcgaagtaatacttcatggTGGTCCTGcgaggaggggcggaagagtgggagtggttttagtgggtgcgaatcccacacactgctgcaacctggcgcagcaccATCTTTGTAAGatgtccacctccatccataatatatatatatatatatattattctcgttaattatgacgtcagcattttatttgcatggcttaagacgtagcaaattcgcgcgaaattgataagtttgagtcGCTACAACTTGGATACAAATGGCCGAATTTTTacaaaactttgcagtattATGCATGGTATTGTCCTGTACGTTGCTACGGTATTCCTATGATGAACTCAAGGGatattttcagtcaattttggAAAGCTGGTAATATATAATTAGTAAGCTTTTTTAAGTAGATATCGTgaagggacatattttgaagcctagatttcatataagcgcatcacCTTGATTTTGCATTTATTATGTTAATGCAATTGATGCTGCCAAGAGTGCACTTaactccggcttaaattcaatttttatgaatagaaGATTCGGAAAGAATGCTAGTGACATTCCTAATTATTATAGCATTTGCAATTCAATTAGTGCCGACAGTTTCCTAAATGAATTCATGCTAATTAATCCCATTCAAATGTAACAGCCGAAATCGAAAAATGCAAGAGTCGCAAGAGTTCGATTTTCCGAACTTTTCTGCGTGCCATATTGCGCACCGGGCTTATTGTGTATTGGCTCATACAAGTCCGTGCAATGAGCTTTATTTAACGGCTCTCTCACTGCGGACGGACGCAGTCACTCCGCTGTTGTGTTTAGGCCATAAGACAGTCGACATCACTTAGCTTGTTTAATATGAAATCTCTTTAATCGTTAacttttttcttaaattaaGGTCACTCCTTCTACCGGCTCTCCAGTCCACGTATCGTCAATCTTCTACATCCCCCCGTCTTTGGTCCATGCCCTTGTACAGGCCCAAATTAAGTAAAAGTTAGCCCTTTCTAGGGTTGCTAGTATCAACCATCTTATCTTTCTTATCCATATAGTGCGCgtaatttctatatacgcatcCCACATATTGCTCGTTGTGACTATATAGAAGCCTTGAGAAATATAAAGTTTATATGATAgtaaatgtatctttatttaagtttagaaaaacaaaaaaaaaaataacaaagtacatcttcatttttttaaattgacaaAAATCCCATTTTtattgcgcaatttctatatacgcacttgcacttttaagcttattgaaataaataaacgcataatgactaaaaaaagtcaagcgacgacggctttacggtttcttaccagggcagaggcaaatcgtcagacgctgcctcacctctgccctgggagcagcgtgaccgtagcggctcgcagatgttgaatgctcgtttatataattcgtagaacacgacatgcctacaaattatattgagcgcaaatcggccttattgaccagagcttggccagagctgaaatattcgttttgagaatgaagggggtcctaagtccgcatcaacttaatgcaggaaaTTTGATTTGGCGTTGAGGCTAATcaatttttaaagtattttcttcaatttggtcctagcattttaaaatttttgtcttttactcaaattggctaaattggcGTCATTCATAGACTTTCCATGCAAGTATCCCCCATATATTCTCTATGGGTTTAAGATCAGGACTTCGATGGGaccactgcaaaatttttatttgtttgtcatTTAAAAATGTTTCGTGCATGCAGAAGCGTGTACTGCGGCGTTGTCATGTTGGAAATTCCGGTCAATGTTATTATTCTCATCAAAATGGCTTCCAGAAGCTCAATATAAATTACTGAGTTAATTTTGGCTGGTACGATTCCCTGTTGAATGTTACCGGGAAAAGAAAATGTCCCCCAGACCATAACACTGTCGCGTTGCGAGTTACGACTCATTTGAggagcttcatttttttttagatcgtGCCAAAATGCGCTAAATCCAGCTGGACCGTAAAGCTTGAATTTCTTCTCATCCGAAAACAATACTGCCTTCCATTCTTCTTCCCATTTCATTCACGATCTAGCCAATTTAAGAGGAGCCTTATTATTTGTCGATGTTAAATGAGGTGCTTCAGCAGGTTTCTTATATTTAATGCTGTTATCAGCATGGAAAATCTGTTGCATCCGTATCTTTTTAATAGGAAGAAGTCATTTTGGCATGATCTGGAATGAACCAAAGTTTATTTCTAGTAGATTCCTTCTTAATAAGAGTGATTTctcttttcccgatttttttatttccacgcGGATACTTTTTTTGTACGGTATTTTCCCGTTAATCCAACGAAATTCAGCACAACTACGTCGGATTTACAAATTCCCCTCAACATCGCTCTCATTGTGCAGCCCGAATCTTCCATTCTGGAAAGTTGACCTTTTTCTTCATCGATTAACACTTTTCCACGAGGCATCGCTATAATGTAAGCTAAAAAAGTTAAAGATGAGCACTATTTTACGTAGAatactacaaaatttcacgtcGCAACTTTCAATTACAAAAGTAATTTCATAAACGTTTTAGCTGCCTGCgtttatagaaattgcgcacttGCAAATGATTGCTTTTGATCAGAAACAAAATATCATACAACATTTTTCAGTCATCACGAATTCTCAGGAAACCAAGGAACTTATATTCCCTttaattgtttcacacaatcttcacattctatgcattttctaagaaaaagaggaaaaatgtgactgcgtatatagaaattgcgctcactgtataTAAAACAAGATTGGCGATGGCAAAGTTGCAAGCGATTTAAATGTCTCAGCCTCGGCAAGAATTAAATACCAATAACAATAAATAGGCACTTTGTGGACATCTGAACCTCATTAAAAGTCGCTAAACAATGGCAACCGGAAGCTATTAAGGCACCCctagtatatttttttctaactATCGACTTTAGCGCCATCTCTTAACTAACGCATGAATTGCACAAACAACGAACAGCTTCACATGCTTCAATTCGGCTTGTCATTCCAATCAGTCTTTGCTTGAATTTCATATTGTTTTTGTGGTGGTTCCGTAGACTTAGATTCCTTGAAAGAGAAAAACATGGCATTGGCGGAAATTTGCGGTTTATCTGATGCTCCCTTCATGAAGGCAAACTCATTCAGTACCGATGACGCTGGAATTGAGTTATTCAAACTCTCCGGGAACATGGAAGATCCATTCAGCCTGGCGGTACCCCCATTTGCAAATGTAAGTTCCTGCCCGAAGGTGTTGAAATTATGGAAATGATAACATGAACGCTACAATTTCAGCCTTGTGAGCATCTTGCGGAGTTACAAGCCACTGGCGAGAACTCAGGGATTAAAATGAATTTCGACCACGGCACGACCACATTAGGTTTCAAATTCAAGGGAGGCGTTATCCTCGCTGTTGATTCCCGAGCCACAGGAGGCCAGTTCATCGGCTCCCAGACAATGAAAAAGATCGTGGAAATCAACCAGTACATGCTGGGTAATAAAGCAATTATTTTTCTGGTGATCTTAGGTTCTGATTAGTTGATTTCATTCAGGCACGCTCGCCGGTGGAGCCGCTGATTGTGTGTATTGGGATCGAGTCTTGTCAAAAGAGTGCCGTCTGCATGAATTGCGGAATAAGGAGCGGATTTCAGTAGCTGCCGCCAGCAAAATAATGGCGAATATCGCACATGAATATAAGGGAATGGGCCTTTCAATGGGAATGATGTTAGCCGGCTATGACAAACGCGGTCCGGCGCTCTACTATGTCGACTCGGAGGGGACCCGTACACCAGGAAATGTATTTTCAGTAGGAAGCGGTTCGATATTTGCCTTCGGCGTATTGGATTCCGGCTACAAATGGGATTTGAGTGACGAGGAAGCTCAGGAATTGGGAAGACGAGCCATTTATCACGCAACGTTCCGCGATGCTTTCTCCGGTGGTATAGTGCGGGTTTATCATATTACTCCACAAGGTTGGGTCAATATTTCCAACCAGGACTGCGTCGACCTGCATTATAAATATCAGGCCCAGAAGGAAGCAGCGAAGCATTGAGAGTTTACTAAGTTTATGGATCTTATATTTGTTTTGGTAATAAAATTAACTTGAAGAGTACGAAATgcgttttgttttaatttatttaatccgAACGACGATTTTTATAGAAAGTGGGTGAACAACGCAGGCAAAAAGTGGCGAAATATTTGCTATGCTTGATTATGCCAGGTTCTACCCAATTTCACTAGATATTTGGTAATAATGAGAAAGTGAGAACGTATAGGGGTGGAAAAGTTTTATCTCCAGACGTGATTCAGTACAAGAATGCATGACAATGAAATAttggtttcctttttctttataTTCATCTCGCGATATAGTAGTCTTTCGACTTACGATGATTTTTAAAGCAGTACGATATCGATAAAAAAAGCCAGCGGAATCTGTATGACCGGTGGTAATAACTGAAGGCGATACATTAGAATTTCTGGCAGAGGTGAACTCGATAGTATTTGCATTATTTACAGGCCTCGTCTTTATGGTTTTACAGGGTACCTACCTCgggacacggattaattttgtgaccacaatcagagaccCGCGGTGAcaagctacaacggtaccagtctataccgattgtatggctcagcattcatactggtggatgcaagacctacctaaatctctaccgaactgagGAGTACGGCTCCCGTGTGGAAACGCAACACAACATCGAGGCCtggaaggtctctgttcgcttgaacgtaatcacaacccccatgaagcttccaCTTGGGGGGCCAAccaagctgaacgcacatacaacagaaattctcctgaagtataccGGTTgccatggtaccaatatacccctggtaaggtttcgtaaccTTCTCCCACTTCAGACGAGCCCCCGTGCAGATTTGCGTCGATTAGGCCTTTttagcattcgcctattgcatcacagGCAGCAAACCAATATGATACAGTgtctcccagtgccaccactgtggaggttctcctcggccacatgGTTTTGTTTCGGCAGACAGGGTTGCcgtccgtcttcctcaccgccaccctTGAGCACCTCATTTACAGGCCTGATCCAAATAGATGAATGAGGCTCCTAACGTAAGAACTGTGCAGCTGGTTCTTCTACGACAACGTGACAAGACGCCGAAGAAATGGCCGCACGGTAGGTCCATCCAGGAGATAACGAAGCAGTTCGAAACGTCACCGTCCGTTACCATGGCTGCTAGGAGAAGCAGGTTGAAGTGGTGAGCCGTTGTTCCTTGCCAAAGCTACGAAGATGCTCAAgaacaaggatgctccttaatcgggctctgaagggcgaatcaagcactagctggaatcgctataaagaggcagagaaggctctaaagaagagcataagatcggctaaacgatcatcttggagacgcttttgcgaagagactaactctcttgaggcaacctcaaagctgaagcggattctggtctaagaacgtagccagaaactgggttacttacgtttacagaatgggaagtacacagaaagcgatgaagaaacggcaaatcatttgcttgaagtacacttcccaggcagcatccaaaatctaatctcggggccaacaggtgcatacagccctcaaccgagagattggaatctggcatgcaaagtagtatcactggagcgagtgaaacgggcatttaactcgttccatagatacaagtctacaGGTgcagatggcatcatccctgcgctagtaatagaaggaatggatgccatgggtctacatattcggatatatatcgcgcatgcctagcacacgcttatattccaattatatggcgggatgtgaaggtgttgttcattcctaaaccaggaaaacccacctacacagacgcaaaaagcattcgaccgatcagcctaacgccctttctgctaaaaggactagaaagattagtagatcggttcataagggatacacacattcctaaatggccacttcaccataggcaacacgcctaccagaaaggcaaatccacggagacagcactccatgaacttacggcaaaaattgaaaaggcgatgtccgaaaaagaatacgccttaggcgcattcatggacatcgaaggtgccttcaattatgcctcatttgcggcaatttgtgatgcggcaagacagcatggaatcgaaccgctactAATCCGTTGGatgcttcacatgctagagtggagaaaaatccacatatcggtcggccagaagtctattgaagcaagatgtctcaggggctgcccacagggaggggttctctctccactgttatggctcttgatgatgg of Hermetia illucens chromosome 4, iHerIll2.2.curated.20191125, whole genome shotgun sequence contains these proteins:
- the LOC119655762 gene encoding proteasome subunit beta type-5; this translates as MALAEICGLSDAPFMKANSFSTDDAGIELFKLSGNMEDPFSLAVPPFANPCEHLAELQATGENSGIKMNFDHGTTTLGFKFKGGVILAVDSRATGGQFIGSQTMKKIVEINQYMLGTLAGGAADCVYWDRVLSKECRLHELRNKERISVAAASKIMANIAHEYKGMGLSMGMMLAGYDKRGPALYYVDSEGTRTPGNVFSVGSGSIFAFGVLDSGYKWDLSDEEAQELGRRAIYHATFRDAFSGGIVRVYHITPQGWVNISNQDCVDLHYKYQAQKEAAKH